One genomic segment of Anguilla anguilla isolate fAngAng1 chromosome 2, fAngAng1.pri, whole genome shotgun sequence includes these proteins:
- the galk1 gene encoding galactokinase produces MASSSPVPSVENMVAEARRAFQANFGGQDPEVAVCAPGRVNLIGEHTDYNQGFVLPMALPLVTVMVGSRTPDQNVSIVTTTETAEEPRRVDFVLPKDNQPLSPGQPSWANYIKGVLQHYRAQPLPGFRAVVVSSVPLGGGLSSSASLEVAVYTFLQQLCPDDGDKVAKALACQQAEHTHAGVPCGIMDQFVSVLGSEGHALLIDCRSLEATLVPLADPSLVILITNSNVRHSLTGSEYPSRRRQCEEAAAILGRSSLREVSLQDLEDAKGRLDSVTFRRARHVIEEIKRTTEAAEALKRGAYQEFGKLMVESHNSLRDHYEVSCRELDQLVSAAMAVKGVYGSRMTGGGFGGCTVTLLEADAVDRTMQHIKEQYHGSPTFYITKPSDGARVLNI; encoded by the exons ATGGCCAGCAGCAGCCCCGTACCTAGTGTTGAAAATATGGTTGCAGAAGCTCGACGAGCGTTCCAGGCAAACTTCGGGGGACAGGATCCGGAGGTTGCCGTGTGTGCACCTGGGCGAGTGAATTTAATTGGAGAGCACACCGATTATAATCAAGGATTTGTACTGCCAATg GCATTGCCTCTTGTGACAGTTATGGTGGGCAGTCGAACTCCTGACCAAAATGTTTCCATTGTAACTACAACTGAGACTGCGGAGGAGCCTAGGAGGGTGGACTTCGTTCTGCCGAAAGACAACCAGCCTTTGTCTCCTGGGCAACCAAGCTGGGCTAATTACATAAAAGGAGTTTTACAACACTACAGGG CACAGCCTCTGCCTGGATTCAGAGCTGTAGTGGTGAGTAGTGTGCCACTGGGGGGTGGGTTGTCCAGTTCTGCCTCTTTGGAAGTGGCAGTTTATACATTCCTTCAGCAACTATGCCCAG ATGATGGGGACAAGGTGGCGAAGGCTCTGGCATGCCAACAGGCCGAGCACACCCATGCTGGAGTGCCTTGTGGCATCATGGATCAGTTTGTGTCTGTCCTGGGCTCAGAGGGCCATGCTTTGCTCATCGATTGCAG ATCTTTAGAGGCCACGTTAGTTCCTCTGGCAGACCCGAGCCTGGTCATCCTGATTACCAACTCCAATGTACGGCACTCTCTGACAGGCAGCGAGTATCCAAGTAGGCGGAGGCAGTGTGAAGAGGCAGCGGCCATTTTGGGCAGGAGCAGCCTGAGGGAGGTCTCTTTGCAGGACttggagg ATGCCAAGGGGCGCTTAGACAGCGTGACTTTCCGGCGAGCACGTCATGTGATTGAAGAGATTAAGCGCACCACAGAAGCTGCAGAAGCACTGAAACGAGGGGCTTACCAAGAGTTTGGAAAACTCATGGTGGAGAGTCACAACTCACTCAG GGACCATTATGAAgtgagctgcagggagctggaCCAGCTTGTTTCTGCAGCCATGGCTGTGAAGGGGGTTTATGGCAGCCGCATGACCGGGGGAGGGTTTGGTGGGTGTACTGTTACCCTGTTGGAGGCGGACGCTGTAGACAGGACAATGCAGCACATCAAG GAGCAATACCATGGTTCCCCCACCTTCTACATCACTAAACCTTCAGATGGAGCACGAGTCTTAAACATATGA